A part of Haloarchaeobius sp. HME9146 genomic DNA contains:
- a CDS encoding ABC transporter ATP-binding protein has translation MTHAIEVTDLVKEYGSLRALDGLSLQVEEGEFFGLLGPNGAGKTTFINILVGLARKTSGEARVFGHDVVDDYRQARDAIGLAPQEFNVDRFFPIEEVLVHKAGYHGIPEDEALDRAHEALKRVGIYDKRKERFDWLSGGMKRRLLLARALVTDPDLLILDEPTAGVDVQLRHDLWEVVSELNDNGTTVLLTTHYIEEAERLCDRVAIVNEGSKVEVSTPDELMGRGTDTITVTLREPPATAPELNGTLDRVESVELDGDRLLVRARNGGAVTPALLNELEAMGHDIVNLDISRTSLEEIFVEMTGEGRRNGDGSAEAQAGDAR, from the coding sequence ATGACACACGCCATCGAGGTCACCGACCTCGTGAAGGAGTACGGGTCGTTGCGCGCCCTCGACGGCCTCTCCCTGCAGGTCGAGGAGGGCGAGTTCTTCGGCCTGCTCGGGCCGAACGGGGCCGGCAAGACCACGTTCATCAACATCCTCGTGGGGCTCGCCCGGAAGACCTCCGGGGAAGCCCGGGTGTTCGGGCACGACGTGGTCGACGACTACCGGCAGGCCAGAGACGCCATCGGGCTCGCCCCGCAGGAGTTCAACGTCGACCGGTTCTTCCCCATCGAGGAGGTGCTGGTCCACAAGGCGGGCTACCACGGCATCCCCGAGGACGAGGCGCTCGACCGGGCACACGAGGCGCTGAAGCGGGTCGGTATCTACGACAAGCGCAAGGAACGGTTCGACTGGCTCTCTGGCGGGATGAAGCGCCGCCTGCTGCTCGCCCGGGCGCTCGTCACCGACCCGGACCTGCTCATCCTCGACGAACCGACGGCGGGGGTGGACGTGCAGTTGCGCCACGACCTCTGGGAGGTCGTCTCCGAACTCAACGACAACGGGACGACCGTCCTGCTGACGACCCACTACATCGAGGAGGCAGAACGCCTCTGCGACCGGGTCGCCATCGTGAACGAGGGCTCGAAGGTCGAGGTATCGACGCCGGACGAACTCATGGGCCGCGGCACCGATACCATCACCGTCACGCTGCGCGAGCCGCCCGCGACCGCGCCGGAACTCAACGGCACGCTGGACCGGGTCGAGTCGGTGGAACTGGACGGCGACCGGTTGCTCGTCCGGGCCAGGAACGGTGGCGCGGTCACGCCAGCCCTGCTGAACGAACTGGAGGCGATGGGCCACGACATCGTGAACCTCGACATCTCACGGACCTCGCTGGAGGAGATATTCGTCGAGATGACCGGTGAAGGACGCCGAAACGGCGACGGGTCGGCCGAAGCCCAGGCGGGTGATGCGCGATGA
- a CDS encoding AAA family ATPase, with amino-acid sequence MLIIVCGLPGAGKTTVAEDLTDRTDGTLLRTDVVRKELFDDPDYTEVESYMVYEGLFERAKEVIETGGTAVLDGTFQRRSDRVRAAAIARKLGVRFELVMVTCDESVVRERIAAREGDESDADFEVHQHFRDIFDDITMDHASIDNSGTLAETEAQVDAVFTERFAPAVEP; translated from the coding sequence ATGCTGATTATCGTCTGCGGCCTGCCCGGGGCGGGCAAGACGACCGTCGCCGAGGACCTCACCGACCGTACGGACGGGACGCTGCTGCGGACCGACGTGGTGCGAAAGGAGCTGTTCGACGACCCGGACTACACCGAGGTCGAGTCCTACATGGTGTACGAGGGGCTGTTCGAGCGTGCGAAGGAAGTCATCGAGACGGGCGGCACCGCGGTCCTCGACGGGACGTTCCAGCGCCGAAGCGACCGCGTCCGGGCGGCGGCCATCGCCCGGAAACTCGGCGTCCGGTTCGAACTCGTGATGGTGACCTGCGACGAGTCGGTCGTCCGGGAGCGTATCGCCGCCAGAGAGGGCGACGAGAGCGACGCGGACTTCGAGGTCCACCAGCACTTCCGCGACATCTTCGACGACATCACGATGGACCACGCCAGCATCGACAACTCGGGGACGCTGGCCGAGACGGAGGCCCAGGTCGACGCCGTCTTCACCGAACGGTTCGCGCCGGCGGTCGAACCGTAG
- a CDS encoding ABC transporter permease, whose protein sequence is MIGLETGTWALTKREILRYVRRPRNTFLPPFINNVLYFAVFGVILGSRIGEYAGGIPYITFVLPGLVVLGAVSNGFENASFSIFHGRWNEYIHEVLTSPLSYRQLAFAYVAASALRGVLVGVIIAVIGVVFTIANPAYGMVSVAHPVYLLVSLITVAALFACFGILGGLWARDFDYLTVLNQFIIRPLVFFGGVFYPLAALEGTGIWYSLSFLNPMVYMVNAVRYGFLDFSEVDPNLSLGILLAITAVIFTVDVLLLKRGYGLMD, encoded by the coding sequence ATGATCGGCCTCGAAACGGGCACCTGGGCGCTCACGAAGCGCGAGATACTCAGATACGTCCGTCGCCCCCGCAACACCTTCCTGCCCCCGTTCATCAACAACGTGCTCTACTTCGCGGTGTTCGGGGTCATCCTCGGCAGCCGCATCGGCGAGTACGCCGGCGGCATCCCCTACATCACGTTCGTCCTGCCCGGCCTCGTGGTCCTCGGGGCCGTCTCGAACGGCTTCGAGAACGCCTCGTTCAGTATCTTCCACGGGCGCTGGAACGAGTATATTCACGAAGTGCTCACCTCGCCGCTCTCGTACCGACAGCTGGCGTTCGCCTACGTCGCCGCGAGCGCCCTTCGCGGGGTCCTGGTCGGCGTCATCATCGCCGTCATCGGCGTGGTGTTCACCATCGCGAACCCGGCGTACGGGATGGTCTCGGTCGCCCACCCAGTCTACCTCCTGGTCTCGCTCATCACGGTCGCCGCGCTGTTCGCCTGCTTCGGCATCCTGGGTGGGCTCTGGGCGCGCGACTTCGACTACCTCACCGTCCTCAACCAGTTCATCATCCGCCCGCTGGTGTTCTTCGGCGGCGTCTTCTACCCCCTCGCGGCGCTGGAGGGAACCGGCATCTGGTACTCCCTCTCGTTCCTGAACCCGATGGTGTACATGGTGAACGCGGTCCGGTACGGCTTCCTCGACTTCTCTGAGGTCGACCCCAACCTCTCGCTCGGCATCTTGCTCGCCATCACGGCCGTCATCTTCACCGTCGACGTGCTGTTGCTCAAGCGCGGCTACGGCCTGATGGACTAG
- a CDS encoding histidine kinase N-terminal 7TM domain-containing protein, whose translation MVTELHPYTLALIVAVVVSATVSVRAWQYRPAAGATPLAVLMVGVTEWLVFHALEVTATSPARKLLWADLQWLGAVTIPLAWLAFALEFTGRDDERTERLLRVLLLEPLLGMLLLVTNNAHELLWGEPRVETVTLPGMAPMTVATAHPHVGAIAHALFSYVLLLAGTVLLVQLLLQTRSLYRIQGFFALIGVGLPWVANVLALLEVTLLDLTPLAFTVTGVAFTVGLYRYRLLDLVPVAYDRVVSTLDDGVLVIDQAGRVVDTNAAADDLFETGGTTLIGQHVRDVVDESERLLPPYDGVDDRTEEVSFDVDGEPRYFSVQQSELVGGHGQVVGIIAVFHDITRQKEREQELQRANAELERTNDRLDEFASVVSHDLRNPLTVAQGWLEMARETGAPEDFEAIVESHERMEHIIDDLLTLAREGADPDAFEAVALPSVARDAWAVVDTGESTLAVETDLVVTADRQRLKQLFENLYRNAVEHNDGPVDVRVGTLSRPLSDGDGLAPSADRSTGEESSPSAPDQPGFYVEDDGRGIPESERKTVFESGYSGSASSTGIGLAIVAKVADAHDWTVTVTERCDRDDGTADPARPGARFEFRRR comes from the coding sequence ATGGTCACCGAGTTACACCCGTACACGCTGGCGCTCATCGTGGCAGTCGTCGTCTCGGCGACCGTCTCGGTTCGTGCCTGGCAGTACCGGCCAGCCGCGGGTGCGACCCCGCTTGCGGTGCTGATGGTCGGGGTGACGGAGTGGCTCGTGTTCCACGCGCTGGAGGTCACGGCGACGTCACCGGCACGCAAGCTCCTCTGGGCCGACCTCCAGTGGCTCGGTGCGGTCACCATCCCGCTGGCGTGGCTCGCGTTCGCCCTCGAGTTCACCGGCCGCGACGACGAACGAACGGAACGGCTCCTCCGGGTGCTACTCCTCGAACCGCTGCTCGGGATGCTCCTGCTCGTGACCAACAACGCGCACGAGCTGCTGTGGGGCGAACCACGGGTAGAAACCGTCACACTCCCCGGGATGGCCCCGATGACGGTCGCCACCGCCCACCCCCACGTCGGTGCGATCGCCCACGCGCTGTTCAGCTACGTCCTCCTGCTGGCTGGCACCGTCCTGCTCGTCCAGCTCTTGCTCCAGACCCGGTCGCTGTACCGCATCCAGGGCTTCTTCGCCCTGATCGGTGTCGGTCTGCCCTGGGTCGCGAACGTCCTCGCGCTCCTCGAGGTGACGCTGCTCGACCTCACCCCGCTGGCGTTCACCGTCACCGGCGTCGCGTTCACCGTCGGCCTCTACCGGTACCGGCTGCTCGACCTCGTCCCGGTCGCCTACGACCGCGTGGTCTCGACCCTCGACGACGGTGTGCTCGTCATCGACCAGGCGGGCCGCGTCGTGGACACCAACGCCGCAGCCGACGACCTGTTCGAGACGGGCGGCACGACCCTCATCGGCCAGCACGTCCGCGACGTGGTCGACGAGTCCGAGCGCCTGCTGCCACCGTACGACGGGGTCGACGACCGCACCGAGGAGGTCTCGTTCGACGTCGACGGCGAGCCGCGGTACTTCAGCGTCCAGCAGTCAGAGCTCGTCGGCGGGCACGGCCAGGTCGTCGGAATCATCGCGGTGTTCCACGACATCACCCGGCAGAAGGAGCGCGAGCAGGAACTCCAGCGCGCCAACGCCGAACTCGAACGGACGAACGACCGACTGGACGAGTTCGCGAGCGTGGTCAGTCACGACCTGCGAAACCCCCTCACCGTCGCCCAGGGCTGGCTGGAGATGGCGCGCGAGACGGGGGCCCCGGAGGACTTCGAGGCCATCGTAGAGTCCCACGAGCGGATGGAGCACATCATCGACGACCTGCTCACCCTCGCCAGGGAAGGGGCGGACCCCGACGCCTTCGAGGCTGTCGCGCTCCCGTCGGTCGCGAGGGATGCCTGGGCGGTCGTCGACACCGGCGAGTCGACACTCGCGGTCGAAACGGACCTCGTCGTCACGGCCGACCGGCAGCGGCTCAAGCAGCTGTTCGAGAACCTCTATCGGAATGCGGTCGAGCACAACGACGGACCGGTCGACGTCCGGGTCGGGACGCTCTCGCGACCCCTGTCCGACGGGGATGGGCTGGCACCGTCAGCGGACCGGTCGACCGGGGAGGAGTCGTCGCCCAGCGCCCCCGACCAGCCGGGCTTCTACGTCGAAGACGACGGCAGGGGAATCCCGGAGTCCGAACGGAAGACGGTGTTCGAATCGGGCTACTCGGGGAGTGCCAGCAGCACCGGCATCGGCCTCGCCATCGTCGCGAAGGTCGCCGACGCCCACGACTGGACGGTCACGGTCACGGAGAGGTGTGACCGGGACGACGGGACGGCCGACCCGGCCCGGCCCGGCGCACGCTTCGAGTTCAGGCGCAGGTAG